In a genomic window of Miscanthus floridulus cultivar M001 unplaced genomic scaffold, ASM1932011v1 os_2077_1_2, whole genome shotgun sequence:
- the LOC136534588 gene encoding glycosyltransferase BC10-like — protein MALSSPMVLSLLLFASLTALLVLAPRLSPPPQQTAADEQAPPAAGTGGAGGGGLRVVGAGAGEEEADDLRLFRRAVLESSSAAAAGAKAAGPPKVAFLFLTNSDLTFAPLWERFFAGHESRLSVYVHADPAVRLLLPPTPSFRGRFVAAKPTRRADASLIAAARRLLAAALLDDPANTYFALLSQHCVPLHSFPRLYAALFPPPPPSPPSARHGRPRSYIEVLTGEPQMPSRYAARGGEDAMLPEVPYERFRIGSQFFTLARRHAVLVVRERRLWRKFRTPCLPDMEQDSCYPEEHYFPTLLDMADPGGVARYTLTRVNWTGSVAGHPHTYTAAEVTPGLIADLRASNHTHPHMFARKFAPDCLAPLLAIADTVLFKD, from the coding sequence ATGGCCTTGTCCTCGCCGATGGTGCTGTCGCTGCTCCTCTTCGCGTCGCTCACGGCGCTACTGGTCCTCGCCCCGCGCCTGTCCCCGCCGCCGCAGCAGACGGCGGCGGACGAGCAGGCTCCTCCGGCCGCAGGGACCGGCGGCGCCGGAGGAGGAGGCCTCCGGGtcgtcggcgccggcgccggggagGAGGAGGCCGACGACCTCCGCCTGTTCCGCCGCGCGGTGCTGGAGTCgtcttcggcggcggcggcgggcgccaaGGCCGCCGGCCCGCCCAAGGTGGCGTTCCTGTTCCTCACCAACTCCGACCTCACCTTCGCCCCGCTCTGGGAGCGCTTCTTCGCGGGTCACGAGTCGCGGCTCAGCGTGTACGTCCACGCCGACCCGGCGGTGCGCCTGCTCCTCCCGCCCACGCCGTCCTTCCGTGGCCGGTTCGTGGCCGCCAAGCCCACACGCCGCGCGGACGCGAGCCTCATCGCCGCCGCGCGGCGCCTCCTCGCGGCCGCGCTGCTAGACGACCCCGCCAACACCTACTTCGCGCTGCTGTCGCAGCACTGCGTCCCGCTCCACTCCTTCCCGCGCCTCTACGCCGCGCTCTTCCCTCCGCCCCCGCCGTCGCCCCCCTCCGCGCGCCACGGAAGGCCACGCAGTTACATCGAGGTGCTGACGGGAGAGCCACAGATGCCGTCGCGCTACGCGGCGCGCGGCGGCGAGGACGCGATGCTCCCGGAGGTCCCCTACGAGCGGTTCCGGATCGGTTCCCAGTTCTTCACGCTGGCCCGGCGCCACGCCGTGCTGGTGGTGCGGGAGCGCCGGCTGTGGCGCAAGTTCCGGACGCCCTGCCTCCCGGACATGGAGCAGGACTCGTGCTACCCGGAGGAGCACTACTTCCCGACGCTGCTGGACATGGCGGACCCGGGCGGCGTGGCGCGGTACACGCTCACGCGCGTCAACTGGACGGGCAGCGTCGCGGGACACCCGCACACGTACACCGCGGCCGAGGTCACGCCGGGGCTCATCGCCGACCTCCGCGCGTCCAACCACACCCACCCTCACATGTTCGCGCGCAAGTTCGCGCCCGACTGCCTCGCCCCGCTCCTCGCCATCGCCGACACCGTCCTCTTCAAGGACTGA